The following proteins are encoded in a genomic region of Drosophila miranda strain MSH22 chromosome 4, D.miranda_PacBio2.1, whole genome shotgun sequence:
- the LOC108164310 gene encoding uncharacterized protein LOC108164310, with amino-acid sequence MASEEDTTKLMLDPPLFVPCDLDTFRDPNKKRVFSEACEETDKLSPQDEISVSSIISALLRPIEPSDDQYRVCDWGINPKQFLPVKQAVIFKEQMYISKLRNTNCKLNENLKIFFERELKQIGRFCLNVEEAYDGYVVFSSSKMKKGKGIVECGHQLKGKYDEKFLLICEKRMEFDRVDHAKIEKTLELRNHADLLLTAIRATKINEETQKFKARIDIKDRDHVFVLDGGIMLLMRHLVCNNFVGDFEYYTMNLYGRVLRCNLVVHKERKVVRIFYRTYKNTVHIVTQQCFNDELQDVAETFMTPEGRIALHYWRGYNYLLHAACIPPKRKEMILPKLELMWRQNTQLARKFRELKALNYDNAINYLEGHSELADFMQDYVLNLLRYKPSNVLEFSIMFFQNMAANS; translated from the exons ATGG CTTCAGAAGAAGATACAACTAAACTGATGTTGGACCCACCGCTCTTTGTGCCGTGCGACTTGGACACATTTCGAGACCCGAATAAGAAGCGCGTTTTTAGCGAGGCCTGCGAGGAGACGGATAAGCTTAGTCCCCAGGATGAGATCAGTGTATCGAGTATTATATCGGCTCTGCTGCGGCCCATCGAGCCCTCCGATGACCAGTATCGGGTGTGCGACTGGGGCATCAATCCCAAGCAGTTTCTGCCCGTGAAGCAAGCCGTCATTTTTAAGGAGCAGATGTATATCTCCAAGCTAAGGAACACCAACTGCAAGCTCAACGAGAATCTGAAGATTTTCTTCGAGCGCGAACTGAAACAGATTGGGAGATTCTGCCTGAACGTGGAGGAGGCCTACGATGGCTACGTGgtcttcagcagcagcaagatgAAGAAGGGCAAGGGCATCGTGGAGTGTGGCCATCAGCTGAAGGGGAAGTACGACGAAAAGTTTCTGCTGATCTGCGAGAAGCGCATGGAGTTCGACCGCGTCGATCATGCCAAGATTGAGAAGACCCTGGAGCTAAGAAACCATGCGGATCTTCTTCTCACAGCGATTCGGGCGACGAAGATCAACGAGGAAACCCAGAAGTTCAAGGCCCGCATCGACATCAAGGATCGGGATCATGTGTTTGTGCTCGACGGAGGCATCATGCTCCTCATGCGGCACTTGGTGTGCAACAATTTTGTGGGCGACTTTGAGTACTACACCATGAACCTTTACGGCCGAGTGCTGCGCTGCAATCTGGTGGTGCACAAAGAGCGCAAGGTGGTACGCATCTTCTACCGCACCTACAAGAACACCGTGCATATTGTGACCCAGCAGTGCTTCAACGATGAACTGCAGGATGTGGCCGAGACGTTCATGACCCCCGAAGGCCGCATTGCCCTGCACTACTGGCGCGGCTACAACTATTTGCTGCACGCCGCTTGCATCCCGCCGAAGCGCAAGGAGATGATTCTGCCCAAACTAGAGCTGATGTGGCGTCAGAACACCCAGCTGGCCAGGAAATTCAGAGAACTGAAGGCCCTAAACTATGACAATGCCATAAATTACCTGGAAGGTCACTCCGAGCTGGCCGACTTCATGCAGGACTATGTGCTGAATCTCTTACGCTATAAGCCCAGCAACGTCCTTGAGTTTTCCATCATGTTCTTCCAAAACATGGCCGCTAATTCCTAG
- the LOC108164254 gene encoding tektin-1, translating to MSCEEKKTPHQGDGDCQAKVKDLNPPATCPAPLICPLPPDPPSFRLTKAPNPAKVALAPYPEEAAQQHIHLTVVGPAQEHKQLQADLQAGVDHQQKQLANMRADQYNQSQKPIFARAMDPNRDNLQNPPCYLPQAGDDLPHKDQLMPMGPIGPWASGKVDWSPMAGLTGTRPVVDRYSITRFSPNEWRTRNHQTIQLINGVLDKADKNRFSAATEFQRLSALVTKTQAETTDKLKLRSQLIGKWKNTLENAIKAMADEISTMEVERIKLRKSLVILGVPESIAKECIEKRASRPDTELVRDQTEEELVNELALIAEIRRLLKKTLEDFEAQQVENRTARQRLEYDWSDKKEAYEIDTLNQGLNNNSRTIMFRPGAVRQPPEQASEKYWEHFSMETLEDCEKCRQKSVALRATLNSILMNAARDIRTQADIVEKALTARINCTQEAVQRFENDLRNILQTLADTETRILTIRRRVRSFDSAMKVAQTRMDNRSYRPNVENCRDVAQQDLIDEVHTIQSSVSAMLHELDEAERVKSDLVSARAVLEREIMLKRRTLFTDRERCMLLRSHYPSANALSGSATF from the exons ATGAGTTGTGAGGAAAAGAAGACACCGCACCAGGGAGACGGGGATTGCCAAGCCAAGGTCAAGGACCTCAATCCTCCGGCAACATGTCCGGCTCCATTGATCTGTCCACTGCCGCCGGATCCTCCCTCATTTCGACTGACGAAGGCTCCGAACCCGGCTAAGGTGGCTTTAGCACCGTACCCCGAAGAGGCTGCCCAGCAGCACATCCACCTGACAGTGGTGGGTCCAGCCCAAGAGCACAAGCAGCTTCAGGCGGATCTCCAGGCCGGAGTAGATCACCAGCAGAAGCAGCTGGCCAACATGCGAGCAGATCAGTACAATCAATCGCAGAAACCCATCTTTGCC CGTGCCATGGACCCCAATAGGGACAACCTTCAGAATCCGCCATGCTATTTGCCGCAGGCGGGCGACGATCTGCCACACAAGGATCAGCTGATGCCAATGGGTCCGATCGGGCCCTGGGCTTCTGGCAAGGTCGATTGGAGTCCTATGGCAGGCCTGACGGGAACACGTCCTGTGGTGGATCGCTACTCGATCACTCGCTTCAGTCCTAACGAGTGGAGAACAAGGAACCATCAAACGATTCAATTGATCAACGGAGTGCTGGACAAGGCGGATAA AAATCGCTTTAGTGCCGCTACAGAGTTCCAGCGACTGTCGGCCTTGGTCACGAAAACCCAGGCGGAAACTACCGACAAGCTGAAGCTGCGATCCCAGTTGATAGGTAAATGGAAGAACACTCTGGAGAACGCCATCAAAGCGATGGCCGACGAGATATCCACAATGGAAGTGGAACGCATAAAGCTGCGCAAGTCCCTCGTGATACTCGGCGTTCCGGAGTCAATTGCCAAGGAGTGCATTGAGAAACGCGCCTCTCGTCCCGACACGGAGCTGGTGAGGGATCAGACCGAGGAAGAGCTGGTCAACGAACTGGCCCTGATTGCCGAAATACGGCGCTTGCTGAAGAAGACCCTCGAGGACTTTGAGGCTCAGCAGGTTGAGAATCGCACGGCCAGGCAGCGGTTGGAGTACGACTGGAGTGATAAGAAGGAGGCCTACGAAATCGATACCCTCAACCAGGGCCTCAACAACAATTCGCGAACGATTATGTTTCGGCCCGGAGCTGTGCGTCAGCCCCCAGAGCAGGCATCAGAGAAGTACTGGGAGCATTTCAGCATGGAGACACTCGAGGACTGTGAGAAGTGCCGCCAGAAGTCGGTGGCCCTGCGCGCAACCCTCAACTCGATCCTGATGAACGCCGCCCGGGACATTCGCACCCAGGCCGATATAGTAGAGAAGGCTCTTACGGCGCGCATCAATTGCACCCAGGAGGCAGTGCAGCGCTTCGAGAACGATCTTCGCAACATCCTGCAGACCCTCGCCGACACCGAGACCCGCATCCTCACCATTCGCCGTCGCGTTCGCAGCTTCGATTCCGCCATGAAGGTGGCCCAGACGCGAATGGACAACCGCAGCTATCGCCCCAATGTCGAGAACTGTCGAGACGTGGCCCAACAGGACCTCATCGACGAGGTGCACACCATCCAGAGCAGCGTCTCCGCGATGCTCCACGAACTGGACGAGGCCGAGCGGGTCAAGAGTGATCTGGTGTCAGCACGCGCCGTCCTCGAGCGGGAGATAATGCTCAAGCGCCGCACCCTGTTTACGGATCGGGAGCGCTGTATGCTGCTTCGCTCACACTACCCATCGGCGAATGCCCTGAGTGGCTCGGCAACGTTCTAG
- the LOC108163963 gene encoding thyrotropin-releasing hormone-degrading ectoenzyme, translating into MSICLSGVPRVGRPNVAIYYLLILLGLCLGADAVKTTYYDSPRLPTTLVPLHYELKLLTRLESSSTFGYEGAVNISFFVHESTDVVVLHANDFSIKLGKTRLLEWNTLNKYEVMEFNFNRKLDYLIIKVDNYLKEGRYYSLNIEFGRRMSENRRGGYFLVYSTDVVSLQKSWYSLTHFEPRSMRYTMPCFDEPALKATFNVTLGHHKRFQSFSNMKVVSVLAHKEMKDYVWSVHEMTPLMPTYLLAFSINNLTCTFSQTGGPSPVRIRTCARFSDLRLTTFASQKAPLFLEYFGQVLDMVLPLNKIDQLAVEKYPTDAIENWGLVVYSSDLILQTDEPDISEPSRFRLQALQLISHEIAHMWFGNLITVAWWTDVWLMEGLNGYFEVLGIDHLYPRLGRRILAKYRETTLMHEADSGGIFVSIKDIQANTSNKYAYQKATSVLHMAEGMVGNTTFLDAIHRYLYQYAFASATTDQFFESIQQASDRAKSLPVYAYVKAIMDTWILQNGYPVVNVIRNTSLVLIQNHFSFNDSRKEVWWIPLTYTTQSEQNFSDTRPKAFFPANSPLLNLDVFVPDNDWIIFNVQAMGYYRVNYDEKNWDLIAKALSEDHQSIHVLNRAQIVSDALFLWKNKRISWSTALNVLKYLVDEDEFEPLMALVVGVTNGFWGVSPESSMAIAKWLSNAGKWYAEFINYTFDQLVFIDNILESADDTSVED; encoded by the exons ATGTCGATATGTCTATCTGGTGTTCCGCGAGTCGGTAGACCAAATGTCGCGATTTATTACCTGTTGATCCTTCTAGGCCTATGTCTTGGTGCTGATGCAGTGAAGACTACGTACTACGACAGCCCCCGACTGCCAACGACGCTGGTGCCCCTTCACTATGAACTGAAGTTGCTTACCCGCCTGGAGAGCTCGTCCACCTTTGGCTACGAGGGCGCCGTGAACATTTCATTCTTCGTCCACGAGTCCACAGACGTGGTGGTGCTCCACGCCAATGACTTCAGCATTAAGTTGGGAAAAACCCGACTTCTGGAATGGAACACACTGAACAAGTACGAAGTTATGGAGTTCAACTTTAATAGAAAGTTGGACTATCTAATAATAAAAGTGGACAATTACTTGAAAGAGGGTAGGTACTACAGTCTGAATATCGAGTTCGGTCGACGAATGTCGGAGAACAGAAGAGGGGGCTACTTTTTGGTCTACTCCACGGATGTGGTGTCGCTGCAGAAAAG CTGGTACTCTCTCACCCACTTTGAGCCCCGCTCCATGAGGTACACCATGCCCTGTTTCGACGAGCCCGCCCTTAAGGCCACTTTCAATGTGACCCTGGGCCACCACAAGCGCTTCCAGAGCTTCAGCAACATGAAAGTGGTATCAGTGTTGGCCCA CAAGGAAATGAAGGACTACGTGTGGTCGGTTCACGAGATGACGCCACTAATGCCGACCTACTTACTGGCCTTCTCCATTAACAACTTAACCTGCACTTTCAGTCAGACTGGTGGTCCAAGTCCCGTCCGAATCCGCACCTGCGCCAGGTTCAGCGACCTCAGGCTCACGACATTCGCCTCTCAAAAGGCTCCTTTGTTCCTCGAATACTTTGGGCAAGTGCTCGACATGGTCCTCCCCCTGAACAAAATCGATCAGCTGGCGGTGGAAAAGTATCCCACCGATGCCATAGAGAACTGGGGCCTGGTAGTCTACTCCAGCGACTTAATACTGCAAACCGACGAACCTGACATCTCCGAGCCGTCCCGTTTTAGGTTGCAGGCCCTGCAGTTAATCTCTCACGAAATAGCTCACATGTGGTTCGGCAACCTGATCACCGTCGCCTGGTGGACTGATGTCTGGCTGATGGAGGGCCTCAACGGCTACTTTGAAGTTTTGGGCATTGATCATTTGTATCCGAGACTTGGTCGCAGGATTCTGGCTAAGTATCGAGAGACGACCCTGATGCACGAGGCAGATAGCGGTGGCATATTCGTGTCCATCAAGGATATACAAGCGAACACTTCCAATAAATACGCGTACCAGAAGGCAACGTCCGTGCTGCACATGGCGGAGGGTATGGTGGGAAATACGACCTTCCTTGATGCCATCCATCGGTACCTGTACCAGTATGCATTTGCCAGCGCGACAACGGATCAGTTTTTTGAGAGCATCCAGCAGGCCAGTGACCGTGCCAAATCCCTGCCCGTTTACGCTTACGTCAAGGCCATCATGGACACATGGATACTCCAGAACGGCTATCCGGTGGTGAATGTGATAAGGAATACTAGCCTGGTACTCATTCAGAACCACTTCTCCTTCAACGACTCCCGGAAGGAGGTCTGGTGGATTCCCCTGACATACACGACCCAGAGCGAGCAGAACTTCAGTGACACCAGACCGAAGGCCTTCTTTCCGGCCAACAGTCCGCTGCTGAACCTGGACGTCTTCGTTCCCGACAACGATTGGATCATCTTCAATGTCCAGGCCATGGGCTATTACAGGGTTAACTACGACGAGAAGAACTGGGATCTGATTGCAAAAGCTCTGTCGGAGGACCACCAGAGCATTCACGTGCTGAATCGGGCGCAAATTGTGAGCGATGCTCTGTTTCTCTGGAAGAACAAGCGGATCAGTTGGTCGACCGCGCTGAATGTCCTCAAGTACCTCGTCGACGAGGACGAGTTCGAGCCCCTGATGGCATTGGTTGTCGGAGTGACTAACGGCTTCTGGGGCGTGTCCCCGGAGAGTTCCATGGCGATTGCG AAATGGCTGAGCAATGCTGGAAAGTGGTATGCAGAGTTCATCAATTATACGTTCGACCAGTTGGTGTTCATCGATAATATTCTGGAGTCCGCTGACGATACCTCGGTAGAAGACTAA